A single Lactuca sativa cultivar Salinas chromosome 8, Lsat_Salinas_v11, whole genome shotgun sequence DNA region contains:
- the LOC111919789 gene encoding uncharacterized protein LOC111919789, protein MDTVNVHDMDFDTTKVKVTNRFNWEPHTFKIFLEECMTELKNRNRASSYFKSTVCQNICKRLLERTGKELDRNQMKNKWDIMRKEFKYYDHLTRLETGISVDPEDKEFAKFKDKNLDVYQTYYEALFQDTIAIGDKAKVPCEFGDNNTPNDVQIVDIMDGKEDTDEVLLFDDVDPFFTIDSSKKSEEKSEGKSMANSSYEQKLDTVFDVLLTRSTQPSRQTTQSPTTEECMAIVSTFLGFEEGSIGYLEALEVFLKKPTRQNFMVPKSDETKMEFLKRLIEKEK, encoded by the exons ATGGACACTGTCAATGTTCATGATATGGATTTTGATACAACCAAAGTGAAAGTTACAAATAGGTTTAATTGGGAACCTCATACATTCAAGATATTTCTTGAGGAATGTATGACCGAGCTAAAAAACAGGAATAGAGCGAGTAGTTATTTCAAATCTACTGTGTGCCAAAATATATGTAAGAGGCTTTTGGAACGAACGGGTAAAGAATTGGACAGAAATCAAATGAAAAACAAATGGGACATAATGCGGAAAGAGTTCAAATATTACGACCATTTAACAAGACTAGAAACGGGAATTTCAGTTGATCCC GAAGATAAAGAGTTTGCTAAGTTTAAGGATAAGAATTTGGATGTATATCAGACATATTATGAGGCTTTATTTCAGGATACTATAGCTATTGGAGACAAGGCTAAGGTACCTTGCGAATTTGGCGACAATAACACTCCGAATGATGTACAAATTGTGGATATTATGGATGGAAAAGAGGATACTGATGAAGTCCTCTTATTTGATGATGTTGATCCTTTTTTCACAATCGATAGTTCTA aaaaaagtgAAGAAAAAAGTGAAGGAAAGAGCATGGCAAACTCGTCATATGAACAGAAACTCGACACTGTTTTTGATGTTCTGTTAACAAGGAGCACTCAACCCTCAAGACAAACCACACAGTCACCCACAACAGAAGAATGCATGGCAATTGTCTCTACTTTCCTGGGTTTTGAAGAAGGCTCAATAGGATATTTAGAAGCGTTAGAGGTATTTTTAAAGAAACCAACTCGTCAAAATTTTATGGTTCCAAAGAGTGACGAAACAAAGATGGAGTTTCTCAAGAGGCTTATAGAGAAAGAGAAGTAG